The window TCACTTCTCCAATGATATTCATAGCATTAACGGTGTTATCGGCAGAAGCCTAATTGATCTTATAAGACTCCCCTTTATCTATCTAGCTGTTTTGGTTTATTTGATGCAAATTAGCTGGAAATTAGCGCTTATATGCGTACTAGTCGCTCCGATTGCTATGCTATTTAGTGTTATCTTTGGTTTATTACTCCGTAACAATGGCAGACTGGTTCATAACCTGATAGGACATATTAGTTCCCTTCTAAATGAAACATTTCATGGGTTGCAAGTCATTCGATCTTTTACCATGGAGAAATCAATATTTGCAAAATATGTTAGTAAAAATCAAGAACTCTATACCCTAGAGTTAAGGAATGCAAAACTGCGTGGATGGTTTTATGTAGGGGGTCACGCTGTTTCTACGATAACTTTTCTTGTAAGCCTCTGCATGGGTTCGTATTACGTCTCATTAGGTTTAATATCAGTAGGTTCCTTGCTAATTTTTGTTAATCTGGTTAACCATTTGGTTTATCCAATGACAGAGCTCGCTGGGCAATGGGCAGGCTTTCAAAGATCTGCTTCAGCTATGGAAAGAATACTCAAAATCTTGGAGCAGCCAACAGAATCAACTGATTTACCGTTAGCCGTCCAGTCTAGGCCATTGGTGAAGTCTATTCAGTTTCAGGACATAACGTTTAGCTATGATGGACTTACCAACATTTTTGATCATTTAAATTTGCAGATTCCGGCCGGAAAGGTCGTTGCCATAGTCGGTTTGAGCGGGGCAGGGAAAACGACATTATTTAATCTGCTCTTAGCATTTTACAAACCGCAATTAGGTAAGATCTTCATTGATGATCGTTCTAGTGAAGCATTCTCGCCTTCCGAATTAAGGAGTTTATTTGCCCATGTTTCTCAAGAAACCTTTCTATTTGGCGGTACGATAAGGGAAAACCTGCTATTAGCTCGAGAGGGTATTACGGATGCAGAGATGATGCAGGCTGCAACGATTGCCAACATCCATCCTTACATCATATCTCTTCCTCATGGCTATGACACTGAAATTGGGGAGAGAGGGGTAAGGCTGTCCGGTGGACAAAAACAGCGCATGGCTATTGCCCGCGCAGTGTTAAAAAATGCTCCGATCCTCTTGCTGGATGAGGCTACCTCCGCCTTGGACAATGAGACTGAGCATCAAGTAAAGGAAGCCCTGCATCGATTAATGGTTGGCCGAACAACGCTTATCATTGCCCATCGATTATCGACTGTTCAGAACGCTGATTTAATCATTGTCATGGATAAAGGGAAAATCGTCCAAACAGGACGTCATAACGATTTATTGCTGGAGAATGGACTGTATAACAGTTTATATCGGAAGGGATTTCAGAAAGGGGGAGAGATCGTTGATCATTACTATGATACAAGCGTTATATGATCCACGAATTTCTATGCCCCAGGAGATGGAGTTCTATGAAAAAGCACTTGAGGATATTGAATTTTTTGATATATCCCCGCAGATTTATTGGTTATTAAATCAGCGGGGACAATTGGTGCAAATGCCGTCGTTTTTTCAGGAAAGGTTAAAACAAAAATATAATGGTGCCTTATATCAAAATATGTTTATCCGAAGTCAAACGAAAATAATATTAGAAAAACTTGAAGACGCTGGGATTCAGACTATCCCCCTTAAAG is drawn from Paenibacillus sp. V4I7 and contains these coding sequences:
- a CDS encoding ABC transporter ATP-binding protein, whose amino-acid sequence is MTGIIRRYLLAVREYITFKDIKKTYTLLTPYMLQHWKAYAILFFLLFVDITLTLAYSWFFGNLTDAAIQSNFARMKWLIPVGVSFVILSISSTYLSTVFETIATNAVKRDFSIHLFKHILLLSGKDISNHHSGELMSHFSNDIHSINGVIGRSLIDLIRLPFIYLAVLVYLMQISWKLALICVLVAPIAMLFSVIFGLLLRNNGRLVHNLIGHISSLLNETFHGLQVIRSFTMEKSIFAKYVSKNQELYTLELRNAKLRGWFYVGGHAVSTITFLVSLCMGSYYVSLGLISVGSLLIFVNLVNHLVYPMTELAGQWAGFQRSASAMERILKILEQPTESTDLPLAVQSRPLVKSIQFQDITFSYDGLTNIFDHLNLQIPAGKVVAIVGLSGAGKTTLFNLLLAFYKPQLGKIFIDDRSSEAFSPSELRSLFAHVSQETFLFGGTIRENLLLAREGITDAEMMQAATIANIHPYIISLPHGYDTEIGERGVRLSGGQKQRMAIARAVLKNAPILLLDEATSALDNETEHQVKEALHRLMVGRTTLIIAHRLSTVQNADLIIVMDKGKIVQTGRHNDLLLENGLYNSLYRKGFQKGGEIVDHYYDTSVI